Proteins co-encoded in one Arthrobacter globiformis genomic window:
- a CDS encoding glycoside hydrolase family 32 protein: MTSLNATPVLDCRYRPKWHFVAEHNWLNDPNGLVYSNGVYHLFYQHNPFGDVWGNMSWGHATSADLRSWDEQPVAIACDEQEAIFSGSAVVDTLNTSGFGAGGVPPLVAVYTSAYSPSSPLAGRQAQSLAYSTDDGATWTKYAGNPVLDRASADFRDPKVFWYDGDAGSYWVMAAVEAVRHEVVLYKSADLKSWEYLSTFGPANATGGVWECPDLFELPVDGDAGNTRWVLVVNLNPGGIAGGSAGQYFLGTFDGVTFRSETIVTEGRQTDDSRMPDYGWLDWGRDYYAAVSFSNAPDGRRLMIGWMNNWQYAASTPSQGWRSAMSLVREVRLETRAGRPVLVQAAVDPFEFSGTELFTAGPEQLADGVRWLPAEGSGDVLRIDAEFRPGSAGKVGLVLRAGEADGVQERTVLAYSALSGELSLDRTGSGNVGFHADFPSVERVPVSLDGSGLLRLRIFLDRCSVEVFAQDGLVTLTDQIFPAESSTAVGLLAEGDGAALVSLSVTG, encoded by the coding sequence ATGACTTCCCTGAATGCAACGCCCGTGCTCGACTGCCGCTACCGGCCCAAATGGCACTTCGTCGCCGAGCACAACTGGCTCAATGACCCCAACGGGCTGGTGTACTCCAACGGCGTCTACCACCTTTTCTACCAGCACAACCCGTTCGGTGACGTGTGGGGCAACATGTCCTGGGGCCACGCCACCTCAGCGGACCTGCGGAGCTGGGACGAGCAACCCGTGGCAATCGCGTGCGATGAGCAGGAGGCCATCTTCTCCGGGTCGGCAGTGGTGGACACGCTGAACACGAGCGGTTTCGGCGCCGGGGGAGTGCCGCCGCTGGTGGCGGTCTACACCAGCGCCTACTCCCCGTCGTCGCCGCTGGCGGGCCGGCAGGCACAGTCCCTCGCGTACAGCACCGACGACGGCGCCACCTGGACCAAGTATGCGGGGAACCCCGTGCTGGACCGGGCGTCTGCGGACTTCCGCGACCCCAAGGTCTTCTGGTACGACGGCGACGCCGGCAGCTACTGGGTGATGGCCGCCGTCGAGGCCGTCCGGCATGAGGTGGTGCTCTACAAGTCCGCCGACCTCAAGTCCTGGGAGTATCTGAGCACCTTCGGTCCGGCCAACGCGACGGGCGGGGTCTGGGAATGCCCGGATCTGTTCGAACTGCCCGTGGACGGCGATGCCGGGAACACCCGGTGGGTCCTTGTGGTGAACCTGAACCCCGGCGGGATCGCCGGCGGCTCGGCGGGCCAGTACTTCCTGGGAACGTTCGACGGCGTGACGTTCCGTTCCGAAACCATTGTCACCGAGGGCAGGCAAACCGACGACAGCCGGATGCCGGACTACGGCTGGCTCGACTGGGGCCGGGACTACTACGCCGCCGTCTCGTTCAGCAACGCTCCCGACGGGCGCCGCCTCATGATCGGCTGGATGAACAACTGGCAATACGCGGCCAGCACCCCGTCGCAGGGCTGGCGCAGTGCCATGTCCCTGGTCCGCGAGGTCCGGCTGGAGACCCGCGCCGGGCGACCGGTGCTCGTCCAGGCGGCCGTGGACCCGTTCGAGTTTTCCGGTACGGAGCTGTTCACCGCGGGTCCGGAACAGCTGGCGGACGGCGTGCGGTGGCTGCCCGCGGAGGGTTCCGGGGATGTGCTGCGCATCGATGCCGAATTCCGGCCCGGTTCCGCGGGCAAAGTCGGGCTGGTGCTGCGTGCCGGCGAGGCAGACGGCGTGCAGGAGCGGACAGTGCTGGCCTACTCAGCCTTGTCCGGCGAGCTCAGCCTGGACCGCACCGGGTCCGGAAATGTCGGGTTCCATGCCGACTTCCCGTCCGTGGAGCGGGTGCCCGTTTCCCTGGACGGCAGCGGCCTGCTGCGGCTTAGGATCTTCCTGGACCGCTGCTCCGTGGAGGTCTTCGCCCAGGACGGGCTGGTGACCCTCACGGACCAGATCTTCCCCGCCGAGTCCAGCACCGCCGTCGGACTGCTGGCCGAAGGGGACGGTGCCGCCCTGGTAAGCCTCAGCGTCACCGGCTAG
- a CDS encoding sigma-70 family RNA polymerase sigma factor has protein sequence MPLDEDLVAAIYREHGTALRRFVLSASRDPHLADDIVQETVLRVWQQAPKVTGSMRSYLFRTARNIMIDNYRKAQRRPLEAEDRDIADPEEATGRVDDLLNKVLMEEALLRLSSEHRDVLVALHYRRFTVGEAAVQLNIPSGTVKSRAFYAVKALRTILDEMGVER, from the coding sequence ATGCCGCTGGATGAGGACTTGGTTGCAGCGATCTACCGCGAGCACGGAACGGCGCTCCGCCGGTTTGTACTCAGCGCCTCCCGCGACCCGCACCTCGCCGACGACATCGTCCAGGAAACGGTGCTTCGCGTCTGGCAACAGGCGCCCAAGGTCACGGGCAGTATGCGCAGCTACCTTTTCCGGACTGCCCGGAACATCATGATCGACAACTATCGGAAGGCCCAGCGTCGGCCGCTGGAAGCCGAGGACCGTGACATCGCGGACCCGGAGGAGGCCACCGGACGAGTTGACGATCTTCTGAACAAGGTACTGATGGAGGAAGCGCTGCTGCGGCTGAGTTCGGAGCACCGTGATGTGCTGGTGGCACTGCACTACCGGCGGTTCACGGTAGGCGAGGCAGCGGTGCAGTTGAACATTCCGAGCGGAACGGTGAAATCCAGGGCGTTCTACGCGGTTAAGGCCCTGCGGACAATACTCGATGAAATGGGTGTGGAACGGTGA
- a CDS encoding COG4315 family predicted lipoprotein, with protein MKKQLSVGLAVMALAASLTACGGGSGTTTTTTAAAPASESPAATASESATTGASDSAAVDLKTASSSKGDIVVDGKGMSVYYFTKDVKDSGKSNCTGDCLVKWPPVIAATDTPKVEGVTGTVGTIDTPDGKKQVTVNGMPVYLWEKDKAPGDITGQGVGNVWYLVAPDGTMIK; from the coding sequence ATGAAGAAGCAACTGAGCGTTGGCCTCGCAGTTATGGCCCTTGCCGCCTCACTGACGGCCTGTGGCGGCGGATCCGGCACAACGACCACTACTACGGCGGCGGCACCTGCCAGCGAGTCACCGGCGGCCACCGCCAGTGAGTCGGCGACAACGGGTGCCAGCGACAGTGCGGCGGTGGACCTCAAGACCGCGTCGTCCAGCAAGGGTGACATCGTGGTGGACGGCAAAGGCATGAGCGTCTACTACTTCACGAAGGACGTCAAGGACTCAGGCAAGAGCAACTGCACAGGCGACTGCCTCGTGAAGTGGCCGCCGGTGATTGCTGCCACGGACACCCCCAAGGTCGAGGGTGTAACGGGGACGGTCGGCACCATTGATACGCCCGACGGCAAGAAGCAGGTGACGGTCAACGGCATGCCCGTCTACCTGTGGGAGAAGGACAAGGCCCCCGGCGACATCACCGGCCAGGGCGTCGGCAATGTTTGGTACCTCGTGGCACCCGACGGGACCATGATCAAGTAA
- the trmB gene encoding tRNA (guanosine(46)-N7)-methyltransferase TrmB, with the protein MSETSETPQPPANPNQPRPVTPGSQASYGTYGGRPVSFVRRGTRLQGRRQAAWEEHSGRWAIDVPRHVANTSVHPDYSFDAEAEFGRQAPLIVEIGSGLGEAVCHAAEENPDKDFLAVEVYTPGLANTMIKINSRGLTNVRVVEANAPEVLATMLPPGSVSELWIFFPDPWHKSRHHKRRLIQPEFAELAARALKPGGLWRIATDWSNYAVHVRDVLAGSEAFENLHNGERSGPESPLTHVWQTGVESLVGGAPVKEGRAPVSTEHTGPNEGIDERGGWAPRFEGRIRTSFENKAHEAGRMIFDLCYRRV; encoded by the coding sequence ATGAGCGAAACTTCCGAAACCCCGCAGCCGCCGGCAAATCCGAACCAGCCCCGGCCGGTCACGCCGGGAAGCCAGGCCTCCTACGGAACCTACGGCGGACGGCCTGTCAGCTTCGTTCGGCGCGGAACCCGGCTGCAGGGGCGTCGCCAGGCGGCCTGGGAGGAGCACTCCGGCCGCTGGGCCATCGACGTGCCCCGCCACGTGGCCAACACGTCGGTCCACCCCGACTACTCGTTCGACGCCGAAGCCGAATTCGGACGCCAGGCACCGCTGATTGTTGAGATCGGCTCGGGCCTGGGAGAGGCCGTTTGCCACGCCGCGGAGGAAAACCCGGACAAGGACTTCCTCGCCGTGGAGGTCTACACTCCCGGCCTGGCTAACACCATGATCAAGATCAACAGCCGCGGCCTGACCAATGTGCGCGTGGTGGAGGCGAACGCCCCCGAGGTCCTCGCCACCATGCTGCCGCCCGGCTCGGTCAGCGAACTGTGGATCTTCTTCCCGGACCCCTGGCACAAGTCCCGGCACCACAAGCGCCGCCTGATCCAGCCCGAATTCGCGGAGCTCGCCGCAAGGGCGCTGAAGCCGGGCGGCCTGTGGCGAATCGCCACGGACTGGTCCAACTATGCCGTGCACGTCCGCGACGTCCTCGCCGGATCGGAGGCGTTCGAAAACCTTCACAACGGTGAGCGCAGCGGCCCCGAGAGTCCGCTCACCCACGTGTGGCAGACCGGCGTCGAGTCGCTGGTGGGGGGCGCGCCGGTGAAAGAGGGTCGGGCGCCCGTGAGCACAGAACACACCGGGCCCAACGAGGGCATCGACGAAAGAGGCGGCTGGGCCCCCCGCTTCGAGGGCCGCATCCGCACCAGCTTCGAGAACAAGGCCCACGAAGCCGGCCGGATGATTTTCGACCTCTGCTACCGCCGGGTTTAG
- a CDS encoding DUF5655 domain-containing protein has product MANPHNLKAAAGTWKSMVDSNQALLLRKSGHDVHWWAEQGRAAGVTSDAQLREWMDAEHGITGYARYAVSWEMFGYPEFMLRDAEELLDGQYRDHPNLRPIANTLLAWAAAHPGVAIQMRKGYVSLHSSRRKFAQVTRANNTAVDVTLRLEAPIGERLKAVKVREGDFFDRKVRLTSEDQVDQEFLDFLETALEHNS; this is encoded by the coding sequence ATGGCGAATCCACACAATCTGAAAGCAGCGGCCGGAACCTGGAAGTCCATGGTGGACAGCAACCAGGCACTGCTGCTGCGGAAGTCAGGGCATGACGTCCATTGGTGGGCGGAGCAGGGACGCGCCGCAGGAGTGACGAGCGACGCCCAGCTGCGCGAATGGATGGACGCCGAGCACGGAATCACGGGCTACGCCCGATACGCCGTGTCCTGGGAAATGTTCGGCTATCCCGAGTTCATGCTGCGGGACGCCGAAGAACTCCTTGATGGCCAGTACAGGGACCACCCGAACCTGCGGCCCATCGCCAACACCCTCCTGGCATGGGCCGCAGCCCATCCGGGCGTGGCTATCCAGATGCGCAAAGGCTACGTATCGCTGCACAGCAGCCGCCGGAAGTTCGCGCAGGTGACGCGGGCAAATAACACGGCAGTGGATGTGACTCTCCGCCTTGAGGCGCCTATTGGGGAGCGCCTCAAGGCGGTCAAGGTCCGCGAGGGCGATTTCTTCGACCGCAAGGTGCGGCTCACGTCGGAGGACCAGGTGGACCAGGAATTCCTGGACTTCCTCGAGACGGCGCTTGAGCACAACAGCTGA
- a CDS encoding zf-HC2 domain-containing protein, whose product MNGKEVHELLGAYLLGGLDEADKLRFEDHLKHCGSCRSELSDLESLPGLLDAVPVPDAVALAVPPARRPGSDAPSPDMAPVPQPVLDELAARRRNSRRRVAALVGVVAAACLGLGFAAAPLFDPTDKPDASYSVKANSGMQVTVGMVKKTWGTELAVDGRSLPPNGRLSLWVKDRAGVEDRACAWMATPSGRVRVTSATPLQYTSIASVEVRNDRQQTIAVIAVPGT is encoded by the coding sequence GTGAACGGCAAGGAAGTCCATGAGTTGCTGGGGGCATACCTGCTGGGAGGGCTTGATGAAGCGGACAAGCTGCGCTTCGAGGACCACCTCAAGCACTGCGGCTCGTGCCGCAGTGAACTGTCGGACCTGGAATCCCTGCCGGGACTGCTGGATGCCGTGCCTGTCCCGGACGCCGTGGCGCTCGCCGTCCCGCCGGCCCGCCGGCCCGGATCGGACGCCCCGTCGCCCGACATGGCCCCCGTCCCCCAGCCCGTTCTGGACGAACTGGCGGCCCGCCGTCGTAATTCCCGGCGGCGGGTGGCGGCTCTGGTGGGGGTGGTGGCGGCGGCCTGCCTGGGCCTGGGATTTGCGGCCGCGCCGCTCTTTGATCCCACCGACAAGCCCGACGCGAGCTACTCGGTCAAGGCCAACAGTGGCATGCAGGTCACCGTGGGAATGGTCAAGAAAACCTGGGGCACCGAACTTGCCGTGGACGGGCGGAGCCTGCCCCCGAACGGACGGCTTTCACTGTGGGTGAAGGACCGCGCCGGAGTTGAGGATCGGGCCTGTGCATGGATGGCGACGCCGAGCGGAAGGGTCCGGGTCACCAGCGCTACCCCGCTGCAGTACACGAGCATCGCCAGCGTCGAGGTGCGGAACGACCGGCAGCAGACCATTGCCGTCATTGCCGTACCGGGCACCTGA
- a CDS encoding carbohydrate ABC transporter permease, whose protein sequence is MKNVLRLNSIGAMAVRILFAAVAAFPIVFMLVSSLKPDQQIFGDMSSVAAFLPIGNISLDNYTAVFDRVPAARFLINSVGVSAVTVVLGIFVNSLCAFALSRMQVRGKRVVFTAILATLIVPFQTLALPLVWWVNQLPYFEVNGFSLEISKGWLDTYQVQIIPFIANAFSIYLYHQYFESIPKELDEAARIDGAGWFKIYRQVVMPLAGPATATVAILTFLPAWNSYLWPLMVVQSEELRPVMIGIQYFFQLNVSWGEVMAYASLITVPVVILFIAFQRSFINSIASSGVKG, encoded by the coding sequence GTGAAAAACGTGCTCCGCCTCAATTCCATCGGCGCCATGGCCGTCCGCATCCTGTTCGCGGCCGTCGCCGCCTTCCCCATCGTGTTCATGCTCGTGTCCTCGCTCAAGCCGGACCAGCAGATCTTCGGCGACATGTCCTCCGTCGCGGCCTTCCTGCCCATTGGCAACATCTCGCTGGACAACTACACAGCCGTCTTCGACAGGGTCCCGGCCGCGCGCTTCCTCATCAACTCCGTCGGTGTCTCCGCCGTGACAGTGGTGTTGGGTATCTTCGTCAACAGCCTGTGCGCCTTCGCGCTGTCCCGCATGCAGGTCCGGGGCAAGCGCGTCGTGTTCACGGCGATCCTGGCAACCCTCATCGTGCCGTTCCAGACTCTCGCCCTGCCGCTGGTGTGGTGGGTGAACCAGTTGCCCTACTTCGAAGTCAACGGCTTCAGCCTGGAAATTTCGAAGGGCTGGCTGGACACCTACCAGGTGCAGATCATCCCGTTCATCGCCAACGCGTTCTCCATCTACCTGTACCACCAGTACTTCGAGTCCATTCCCAAGGAACTGGACGAGGCGGCCCGGATCGACGGCGCCGGCTGGTTCAAGATCTACCGCCAGGTGGTCATGCCGCTCGCCGGTCCTGCCACGGCCACCGTGGCCATCCTGACCTTCCTGCCCGCCTGGAACTCCTACCTGTGGCCGCTCATGGTGGTCCAGTCCGAGGAGCTTCGCCCGGTGATGATCGGCATCCAGTACTTCTTCCAGCTGAACGTCTCCTGGGGTGAAGTCATGGCCTACGCCTCGCTGATCACGGTTCCCGTAGTGATCCTCTTCATCGCGTTCCAGCGCTCCTTCATCAACAGCATCGCCTCCAGCGGTGTCAAAGGCTGA
- a CDS encoding sugar ABC transporter substrate-binding protein, with amino-acid sequence MNKRFTRILATSIAAAALMGSLAACGKGSSSATTEGTKEITMWTHAAGNPAELAATQSIVDSYNKSSGAKAQIKVQAFPQESYNDSVVGAASAGKLPCIVDIDGPNVPNWAWAKYLTPLKLSADLSKNLPSTVAKWQGETYAVGHGDVALSMFARKSDLAAAGVRVATIEKPWTKEEFQDALTKLKALGKWQYPLDMGTAGVGEWLPYAYSPLLQSFGGDLINRDGFQSADGALNGDKAVEWAAWFRGLADQGFMAKKSGKDSTQDFLNNKSGILYTGSWAGDKARKALGKDLAVMPSVDLGNGPKIGGASWQWGVTSGCNNTDAAMDYLSYSLKPENVAAVIKATGGIPATDEAAALIPAFAEGGANRIFMEFSREFAVMRPETPAYPFIATEYGKAVQDILAGADAKTVLDKAVKAIDANIKSNGGYKN; translated from the coding sequence ATGAACAAGCGATTCACACGGATCCTGGCCACCAGCATAGCCGCGGCGGCCCTCATGGGCAGCCTCGCTGCCTGCGGCAAGGGCAGCTCATCGGCCACAACCGAAGGCACCAAAGAGATCACCATGTGGACCCACGCCGCCGGAAACCCGGCGGAACTGGCGGCGACCCAGTCGATCGTGGACTCCTATAACAAGAGCAGCGGCGCGAAGGCGCAGATCAAGGTGCAGGCTTTCCCGCAGGAGTCCTACAACGATTCCGTCGTTGGGGCCGCGTCAGCCGGGAAACTTCCCTGCATCGTGGACATTGACGGGCCCAACGTTCCCAACTGGGCGTGGGCCAAGTACCTGACGCCACTGAAGCTATCCGCGGACCTTTCCAAGAACCTCCCCAGCACCGTTGCCAAGTGGCAGGGCGAGACCTATGCAGTTGGGCACGGCGACGTCGCTTTGTCCATGTTTGCCCGCAAATCTGATCTCGCTGCGGCGGGCGTCCGCGTCGCCACCATTGAGAAGCCATGGACCAAGGAAGAGTTCCAGGATGCGCTGACCAAGCTCAAGGCCCTGGGCAAGTGGCAATACCCCTTGGACATGGGCACGGCCGGCGTCGGCGAATGGCTGCCCTACGCCTACTCGCCTCTCCTGCAGTCCTTCGGCGGCGACCTCATCAACCGCGACGGATTCCAGTCCGCCGACGGGGCCCTCAACGGGGACAAGGCCGTTGAATGGGCCGCGTGGTTCCGCGGCCTCGCCGACCAGGGCTTCATGGCCAAGAAGAGCGGGAAAGATTCCACCCAGGACTTCCTGAACAACAAGAGCGGCATCCTCTACACCGGTTCCTGGGCAGGGGACAAGGCGCGCAAGGCACTCGGCAAGGACCTGGCCGTTATGCCTTCCGTGGACCTCGGCAACGGACCGAAGATCGGCGGCGCCTCGTGGCAGTGGGGCGTGACCAGCGGCTGCAACAATACGGATGCCGCGATGGACTACCTGTCCTATTCCCTGAAGCCGGAAAACGTGGCTGCCGTCATCAAGGCAACGGGAGGCATCCCCGCCACTGATGAAGCCGCGGCCCTGATTCCCGCGTTCGCCGAGGGTGGTGCCAACCGTATCTTCATGGAGTTCTCCCGCGAGTTCGCAGTCATGCGTCCGGAGACACCGGCCTACCCGTTCATCGCCACCGAGTACGGCAAGGCGGTCCAGGACATCCTGGCCGGCGCGGACGCCAAGACCGTCCTGGACAAGGCGGTCAAGGCGATCGACGCCAATATCAAGTCCAACGGCGGCTACAAGAACTAG
- a CDS encoding LacI family DNA-binding transcriptional regulator: MTTRVGIREVAKAAGVSVTTVSHALNDATSSRVKAETQQHVRDVARNLGYAPNRLASGLRNQRSQILGLVSDEITTTPFAGAMIRGAQDAAYERGYVVMVVNSGLDSELEHREITMLQQHQVDGVVYARLYHQGVELPPALSGIPTVLLDAVTADPAVSSIVPNEVDAAETAVEALIRGGHTRIGMINNVDDIPATHGRLEGFHNALRRHGIEHDPRHLVIAKPDTSGGREAALALLGQPDGPTALFCFSDRMAMGAYQAAAALGLTVPEDVSIVGIDNLELIADSLWPGLTTVALPHYDMGRWAVNRVLDDIDNPRTPPEQVRLACPLIERGSVGPPRS, from the coding sequence ATGACGACGCGAGTAGGGATACGCGAAGTGGCCAAGGCCGCCGGAGTCTCAGTGACCACTGTGTCCCACGCACTCAACGACGCCACCAGCTCACGGGTCAAAGCGGAAACCCAGCAGCACGTTCGGGACGTGGCCAGGAACCTTGGCTACGCTCCCAACCGGCTCGCCAGCGGGCTGCGCAACCAGCGCTCCCAGATCCTCGGCCTCGTCAGCGACGAGATCACCACCACGCCCTTCGCCGGGGCCATGATCCGCGGAGCGCAGGACGCGGCCTACGAACGGGGCTACGTGGTCATGGTCGTGAACTCGGGCCTGGACAGCGAGCTCGAACACCGCGAAATCACCATGCTTCAGCAGCACCAGGTGGATGGCGTGGTGTACGCCCGGCTGTACCACCAGGGAGTCGAACTGCCGCCGGCGCTCTCGGGGATCCCCACCGTGCTCTTGGACGCCGTCACAGCGGACCCTGCAGTCTCCTCCATCGTCCCGAACGAGGTCGACGCCGCTGAAACCGCCGTGGAAGCGCTCATCCGGGGCGGCCACACGCGGATCGGAATGATCAACAACGTGGACGACATTCCCGCAACGCACGGCCGGCTGGAAGGATTCCACAATGCCCTGCGCCGCCACGGCATCGAGCACGATCCGCGGCACCTCGTCATCGCCAAGCCGGATACCTCCGGTGGCCGCGAGGCAGCTCTGGCTCTCCTCGGCCAGCCGGACGGGCCAACGGCCCTGTTCTGCTTCAGCGACAGGATGGCCATGGGCGCGTACCAGGCGGCCGCAGCTCTGGGACTGACCGTCCCGGAGGATGTTTCGATCGTCGGCATCGACAATCTGGAGCTGATTGCGGACTCGCTATGGCCGGGCCTGACCACGGTGGCCCTGCCGCACTACGACATGGGGCGATGGGCGGTCAACCGCGTTCTTGACGACATTGACAACCCGCGCACGCCGCCGGAACAGGTGCGGCTCGCATGTCCCCTGATCGAACGGGGCTCCGTAGGGCCGCCCAGGAGCTGA
- a CDS encoding carbohydrate ABC transporter permease produces the protein MTTTQLPSRRPAAPAPGETTPAAARRKRPGHLREQLSGWGMIAPAAVLLLAFVFLPAILGFGLAFTNARLISPRPVEFVGMDNFARLFTDPTFWRALLNVSYFAVVVVPVQSGLALAMALLINKKFRGVNFFRTVYFLPVVTSMVVVSLLWLFMYRKDGLINELLSTFSFGLIQGADWLNDPATAMPAIIALSIWQAAGFHMIIWLAGLQSISGELYEAAQLDGASRWHQFRYVTWPGLKHTRTLVLVTITIQALGLFDQVSVMTQGGPLDSTTTIIYEAVRSGFKQQETSYASAISLVFFVLVLLVSAVQRYLTREKD, from the coding sequence ATGACAACCACCCAGCTTCCCTCCCGCCGCCCGGCGGCTCCGGCGCCCGGCGAAACCACCCCGGCAGCAGCCCGCCGCAAGCGCCCGGGCCACCTGCGCGAACAGCTCAGCGGCTGGGGGATGATCGCGCCGGCAGCGGTTCTCCTGCTCGCCTTCGTGTTCCTGCCGGCGATCCTTGGCTTCGGCCTTGCCTTCACGAACGCCCGCCTCATCTCTCCGCGGCCGGTGGAGTTCGTCGGGATGGACAACTTTGCCCGGCTCTTCACCGACCCCACATTCTGGCGGGCGCTCCTGAACGTCAGCTATTTCGCTGTGGTGGTGGTGCCGGTGCAGTCCGGCCTCGCACTGGCCATGGCGCTGCTGATCAACAAGAAGTTCCGCGGCGTGAACTTCTTCCGCACCGTTTACTTCCTCCCCGTGGTCACGTCCATGGTGGTGGTGTCGCTACTCTGGCTCTTCATGTACCGCAAGGACGGGCTGATCAACGAGCTGCTGTCAACGTTCAGCTTCGGCCTCATCCAGGGGGCGGACTGGCTGAACGATCCCGCCACCGCCATGCCGGCCATCATCGCGCTGTCCATCTGGCAGGCCGCCGGCTTCCACATGATCATCTGGTTGGCCGGGCTGCAGAGCATTTCCGGGGAGCTGTACGAGGCGGCGCAGCTGGACGGAGCCAGCCGCTGGCACCAGTTCCGGTACGTCACCTGGCCGGGACTGAAGCACACCCGGACCCTGGTCCTGGTGACCATCACCATCCAGGCGCTCGGCCTCTTCGATCAGGTGAGCGTCATGACGCAGGGCGGCCCGCTCGACTCGACCACCACCATCATCTACGAGGCGGTCCGCTCCGGCTTCAAGCAGCAGGAAACCTCCTACGCTTCCGCCATCTCGCTCGTATTCTTCGTCCTGGTGCTGCTGGTCTCCGCTGTCCAGCGCTACCTGACCCGAGAGAAGGACTGA
- a CDS encoding DUF1206 domain-containing protein, protein MRSAAGKAEDVSNSKPLEMLARGGFAVSGVLHILVGLITFGLARGRGGRADVSGAVAELASQPAGPVLLWCSFAACVALALWQAGDAIFDFERLPAKHKAGKKLQAAAQAAVYAGLAFTLAAFARGAGKDNRESASDLTVTLMKAPGGVLLLVLIGAAVAVVGIVYAVRGFQKSFEKHINLPSSPRGRKAITGLGVAGYVAKGVALFVTGLLVVIATVTVHPEQSTGLDGGLRALREQPYGVYVLAAVGAGLICYGVFMVVRARLARM, encoded by the coding sequence CTGAGAAGCGCAGCCGGCAAGGCCGAGGACGTCTCGAACTCGAAGCCCCTCGAAATGCTGGCACGCGGTGGATTTGCCGTTAGCGGTGTGCTCCACATCCTGGTCGGCCTTATTACCTTCGGGCTCGCCCGGGGCCGTGGCGGCCGCGCTGATGTGAGCGGCGCCGTTGCCGAACTTGCCAGCCAGCCGGCCGGGCCGGTGCTCCTGTGGTGCAGTTTCGCCGCTTGCGTGGCCCTCGCCCTGTGGCAGGCCGGTGATGCGATTTTCGACTTCGAACGGTTGCCCGCAAAGCACAAGGCCGGCAAGAAGCTGCAGGCCGCAGCACAGGCCGCCGTGTATGCCGGGCTGGCGTTCACGCTGGCCGCCTTCGCGCGCGGTGCCGGCAAGGACAACCGGGAATCAGCCAGCGATCTCACGGTCACTCTCATGAAGGCGCCGGGCGGCGTCTTGCTCTTGGTGCTGATCGGGGCAGCCGTGGCCGTCGTAGGGATCGTCTATGCGGTCCGCGGCTTCCAAAAGTCTTTTGAGAAGCACATCAACCTGCCGTCTTCCCCCCGCGGGCGCAAAGCCATTACCGGCCTTGGCGTGGCGGGTTATGTGGCCAAGGGCGTTGCCCTGTTTGTGACGGGCCTGCTGGTGGTCATCGCCACCGTCACCGTCCATCCCGAGCAGTCGACAGGTCTCGACGGCGGGCTCCGCGCCCTGCGCGAACAGCCCTACGGGGTGTACGTGCTGGCCGCGGTGGGCGCCGGGCTCATCTGCTACGGGGTCTTCATGGTGGTGCGGGCCCGGCTCGCCAGGATGTAA